In Daucus carota subsp. sativus chromosome 4, DH1 v3.0, whole genome shotgun sequence, one DNA window encodes the following:
- the LOC108219460 gene encoding cytochrome P450 97B2, chloroplastic gives MATITAASSPCWMNHHHHHYHSFHTLSSSSRLSQFNSLSYPALYSHSNNPKFSLIRCQSTDTEDKTKRTLLDNASNLLTNLLSGGSLGTMPIAEGAVSDLFDRPLFFSLYDWFIEHGSVYKLAFGPKAFVVVSDPIVARHILRENAFSYDKGVLADILEPIMGKGLIPADISTWKQRRRVIAPGFHTLYLETMVKVFTSCSERTILKLENLLEERSLTGQETVELDLEAEFSNLALDIIGLGVFNYDFGSVTKESPVIQAVYGTLFEAEHRSTFYIPYWKVPLAQWVVPRQRKFQKDLKVINDCLDGLIKNAKETREETDVEKLQQRDYVNLKDASLLRFLVDMRGADVDDRQLRDDLMTMLIAGHETTAAVLTWAVFLLAQHPAKMKKAQAEIDSVLSQEKITFESVKKLEYLRLIVVEVLRLYPQPPLLIRRSLTSDQLPGGYNGDKNGYNLPAGTDVFISVYNLHRSPYFWDKPDEFEPERFLVQKQSEIDGWAGFDPSKSPGALYPNEIISDFAFLPFGGGPRKCVGDQFALMESTVALAMLLQKFDVELRGSPDSVELVTGATMHTKDGLWCKVKKRSSVH, from the exons ATGGCTACTATCACAGCTGCTAGTAGCCCTTGTTGGatgaatcatcatcatcatcattaccACTCTTTTCACACACTTTCCTCTTCTTCAAGACTCTCCCAGTTCAATTCTCTATCATACCCTGCTCTCTATAGTCACAGTAACAATCCCAAATTCTCTTTAATCAG ATGCCAATCAACTGATACCGAAGACAAAACAAAGAGGACCTTGCTGGATAATGCAAGTAATTTGCTCACTAATTTGCTAAGTGGGGGAAGTCTAGGAACTATGCCTATTGCTGAGGGTGCAGTCTCTGATCTGTTCGACCGTCCGCTGTTCTTCTCATTGTATGACTGGTTTATAGAG CATGGCTCGGTGTATAAACTTGCTTTTGGACCAAAAGCATTTGTTGTAGTGTCAGATCCCATCGTGGCAAGACATATACTTCGTGAAAACGCATTTTCTTATGACAAG GGAGTTCTTGCCGATATTCTAGAACCAATAATGGGGAAAGGATTGATACCCGCTGATATTAGCACATGGAAACAGCGGAGAAGAG TTATTGCACCTGGGTTTCACACTTTATATTTGGAAACAATGGTTAAAGTTTTTACAAGTTGTTCTGAGAGAACAATTTTGAAACTTGAAAACCTTCTAGAGGAAAGGAGCTTGACTGGACAAGAGACAGTTGAATTGGATCTTGAAGCAGAATTTTCGAATTTGGCACTTGACATTATAGGACTTGGtgtttttaattatgatttCGGTTCTGTCACTAAAGAGTCCCCCGTGATTCAG GCGGTGTATGGGACACTTTTTGAAGCTGAGCATCGTTCTACTTTCTATATTCCTTACTGGAAAGTTCCTCTAGCACAATGGGTGGTTCCCAGACAAAGGAAGTTCCAAAAAGATCTGAAGGTGATCAATGACTGTCTTGATGGTCTCATCAAAAATGCAAAAGAGACGAGGGAG GAAACAGATGTTGAGAAATTGCAGCAAAGGGATTATGTCAATCTTAAG GATGCAAGTCTTCTACGTTTCCTAGTTGATATGAGAGGAGCCGATGTTGATGACCGCCAA CTAAGAGATGACTTGATGACAATGCTTATAGCTGGCCATGAAACAACAGCTGCTGTCCTTACTTGGGCTGTTTTCCTCCTCGCACAG CATCCTGCCAAAATGAAGAAAGCTCAGGCAGAGATTGATTCTGTTCTTAGTCAAGAGAAGATAACCTTTGAATCAGTTAAAAAACTAGA GTACCTGCGTCTTATTGTTGTGGAGGTTCTGCGCTTATATCCACAGCCTCCATTGCTTATTAGACGTTCCCTCACATCGGATCAGTTACCAG GAGGTTATAATGGAGACAAAAATGGTTACAATCTTCCAGCTGGAACTGATGTTTTCATTTCT GTATATAATCTTCATAGATCTCCATACTTCTGGGACAAGCCCGATGAATTTGAACCTGAGAGGTTTCTAGTTCAGAAACAAAGTGAAATCGATGGGTGGGCTGGTTTTGATCCATCTAAAAGTCCTGGAGCATTATACCCAAATGAG ATTATATCCGATTTTGCCTTCTTGCCATTTGGCGGAGGGCCAAGAAAATGCGTGGGAGACCAATTTGCACTCATGGAGTCAACTGTAGCATTGGCAATGCTGTTACAGAAGTTTGATGTTGAGCTCAGAGGATCTCCAGATTCAGTTGAACTGGTTACAGGGGCAACCATGCACACAAAGGACGGACTATGGTGCAAAGTTAAGAAGAGATCTAGTGTTCATTGA